A DNA window from Polyodon spathula isolate WHYD16114869_AA chromosome 18, ASM1765450v1, whole genome shotgun sequence contains the following coding sequences:
- the LOC121331002 gene encoding G-protein coupled estrogen receptor 1-like, whose protein sequence is MEMHTNSMIHIYVNSTVLERNGSFVCNETTYGLAEDSAETYQFYVVSLFLSCLYTIFLFPIGFIGNILILVVNLTHRDKMTIPDLYFVNLAAADLILVADSLIEVFNLNEKYYDIAILCTFMSLFLQINMYSSIFFLTWMSFDRYVALASGMKTGPFRTMQQARLSCTLIWMASILATLMPFTIVQAQHTGEVHFCFANVMEIQWLEVTLGFLVPFSIIGLCYSLIVRILMRAQKHRGLWPRRQKALRMIVVVVLVFFICWLPENVFISIQLLQGTGDPAHPDDWTLMHSHPLAGHIVNLAAFSNSCLNPIIYSFLGETFRDKLRLFINQKASWSALHRLCHHTLDFQISVQNEVSEV, encoded by the coding sequence ATGGAAATGCACACAAATTCAATGATCCACATTTACGTAAACAGCACAGTGTTGGAGCGGAACGGTTCTTTCGTCTGCAATGAAACCACATACGGCTTGGCCGAGGACAGCGCAGAGACCTACCAGTTCTACGTCGTCAGTCTCTTCCTCTCGTGCTTGTACACCATCTTCCTCTTCCCCATCGGCTTCATTGGCAACATCCTGATCTTGGTCGTGAACCTGACGCACCGGGACAAGATGACCATCCCGGATCTCTACTTCGTTAACCTGGCTGCAGCAGACCTGATCTTGGTGGCGGACTCCCTGATCGAGGTCTTCAACCTCAACGAGAAATACTATGACATCGCCATCCTCTGCACCTTCATGTCCCTGTTCCTCCAGATCAACATGTACAGCAGCATCTTCTTCCTGACCTGGATGAGCTTCGACCGCTACGTGGCTCTGGCCAGCGGCATGAAAACCGGGCCCTTCAGAACCATGCAGCAGGCCCGGCTGAGCTGCACTCTCATCTGGATGGCCTCCATACTAGCCACCTTGATGCCGTTCACCATCGTGCAAGCCCAGCACACGGGGGAGGTCCACTTCTGCTTCGCCAATGTGATGGAAATCCAGTGGCTGGAGGTGACTCTGGGATTCCTTGTGCCCTTTTCCATCATCGGGCTCTGCTACTCCTTGATCGTACGGATCCTCATGAGGGCTCAGAAGCATAGGGGGCTGTGGCCCAGGAGGCAGAAGGCGCTCCGCATGATCGTGGTGGTGGTCCTGGTGTTCTTCATCTGCTGGCTTCCCGAAAACGTCTTCATCAGCATCCAGCTCCTCCAAGGGACAGGCGACCCCGCACACCCAGACGACTGGACGCTGATGCACAGCCACCCACTGGCCGGGCACATCGTCAACCTAGCTGCCTTCTCCAACAGCTGCCTCAACCCAATCATTTACAGCTTCTTGGGGGAGACTTTCAGGGACAAACTGAGGCTGTTCATTAACCAGAAAGCAAGCTGGTCCGCACTGCATCGCTTGTGTCACCACACCTTGGATTTTCAGATCTCTGTTCAGAATGAAGTTtcagaagtttaa